The window CCGACGCCGCCCGGCACGCCACCCTGACCGCCCCCGCCGGGTAGCCTCGGCGGCGTGCGCCTCCACCTCGGCCTCGACACGTCCGGCCCCCACCTCGCCGTCGCCCTCGCGGACGCCGACGGCACCCCCGTCGCGCGACGGAGCGACGACGTGGGGCGCGCTCACGCCCGACGGATCGTCCCGACCCTCGAGGCGCTCCTCGCCGACGTCGGGGCGGCGCGCAGCGACCTGGTCGCCGTCACGGTCGGCGTCGGGCCGGGGTCGTACACCGGCCTCCGCGTGGGGGTCGCCACCGCCCGCGGGCTGGCGCTCGGGCTCGGCGTGCCGCTGGGCGGCGCGAGCTCGCTCGCGCCGGTCGCGTGGGCGGCGTTGGCGCCCGGCGAGATCGGCGTCGTCGTGCGCGACGCCCGCCGCGGCCAGGTGTACGCCGCCACGTACGCACGCACCGGCGACGCCCTGATCGAGCGCGCGCCGGCCGCCAAACGCCCCCGCGACGCGGTCGCGGCCGAGCACGCGGACGCCCGCTGGCTCGAGGACGTCGCGCCCGACGCGACGTGGCTGGCGACCCGCCCGCCGGGCGGCGCGCCCCCCGACCCCGCCTACCTCTGACGCCGCCGCGGCCGGGCGGCGCCGTGCGGTAGACTCCCGGGACGCTCGGTCGCGCGCGCAGCGGCGTCCGACCCGAGCCCCC is drawn from Trueperaceae bacterium and contains these coding sequences:
- the tsaB gene encoding tRNA (adenosine(37)-N6)-threonylcarbamoyltransferase complex dimerization subunit type 1 TsaB, whose product is MRLHLGLDTSGPHLAVALADADGTPVARRSDDVGRAHARRIVPTLEALLADVGAARSDLVAVTVGVGPGSYTGLRVGVATARGLALGLGVPLGGASSLAPVAWAALAPGEIGVVVRDARRGQVYAATYARTGDALIERAPAAKRPRDAVAAEHADARWLEDVAPDATWLATRPPGGAPPDPAYL